CGCCGCCTGATCCGCCTCGCCGGGCGTCCTCAGCCAGGCGCCGGTCTTCCATTCGATCACCGCCGCCGCCCGGCCGTTCAACTGTCCCAGCCACTGACCCGCCCGATCCTCGATGGGCATGGGGCAGGAAAAGCCGCGCCCGGCCAGATGCGCCGTCAGCCCCAGGCAGAACGGCAGGGAGGCCGCATCGGTCCGCCCCTCGAACAGGGTCAGGACGAACCGCCGGGCCACGCCGTCCCGCACCGTGTCCAGCCGATAGTTGGTGTTCTCCACCCCCTCGGCGATGGCGGTCAGCGACACCGGCCGACCGATGTCGTAGCCGACTAGAAACGCCCTGGCCTGGGCCAGGCTGACGGGGGTGAAGACGGCCATGACCCTAGTTCAGTCCCGCATCGGCGCGACGTGCGCGCACGATCTCGGCCAGGTCCGCCATGATGCTCTCGGTCGTGGCCCAGCGACCAGCGCCGCGTCCCCGGCAACGCCACACCCGCCCGTCCGCGCCGTACACCTTCAGCGCATTGCCCTCGCCGCGCAGGTCCGAGAACAACGGATCGCCGTGGTCCGCCGTCAGCCTGACCGAGGGCGTGACCACCCCGTCCTTCAGATGGGCGGCGCCGATCTGGCGCACCCCGCCGTCGGCCGATGTCGCCTCGGTCAGGGCGTCGCGCGACACCTCCGCGTCCGGCGAACGGCCGAACGCCTCGTGGCACAACAGCCGCACCTTGGCCGCCGCATCCAGTCCTTCCAAGTCCGACGACGGGTCTTCCTCGGCGAAGCCCGCCGCCCGGGCGTCGGCCAGGGCCTCGGCGAAGGCCGCGCCGTCGCCCAGCCGCTCCAGCATGAAGTTGACCGTGCCGTTCAGCACCGCCTCGAAGCCGACGACCTCGCCCGCCGCGCGGGCGGCGCGCACCGTCTCGACCATCGGCGATCCGCCGCCGACCGAGGCCGACCAGAAGACGCGGCGTCCGTGCCGCCGCGCCAGGTCCTGCAGGCCGCCGGGATCGCGGCTGACCGCCTGTTTGTTGGCGCTGGCCACATCGCAGCCCGCCTCCAGCGCCGCGCGGATCACCGCATGACCGGCCTCGCCCTCGGACAGGGCCTCCAGCACGATGTCAGGTTTGCGCGACAGCAGATCCTCGGCGCTGGCCGTGAACAGCGAGGCCGGACAGGCCACGTCGCGCGCCTTCTTCGGATCGCGCACCAGCACGCCCACGACATCATAGCGCGGATCGACCAGCAGCCGGCCCAGCACCCCGCCGCCGACCACGCCGCAGCCGGCCACCGCCACCTTCAGCGGCGGCAGGGCCGGGGCCGGGCCGGGGGGCGCCGACTTCTCGCCGATGACCGTGCCGTCCGCCCGGTCCAGGGCCGCCACCTCGATCTCGACCCCCCGGCTTTCGCCCAGGTCGATGGCGTCGTGCTGCACCAGGGCGCCGCCCAGCTTGCGCGCCACGTCCCAGGAGGCGCGGCGATAGCGCAGGGCCGGGGCCGTCTTGTCGTTGGGATCGTGGTCGTAGAGGCCGTCCACATCCTTGACCAGCCGCACCTTCTTCAGCCCCAGCTCGGCCGCCAGGAACACCGCCGTCAGGTCCGATCCGCCGCGTCCCAGCAGGGCCACCTTGCCGTCCGGCCGCACGGCGCCGAAGCCGGGGACCACCACCACCTCGTGCCGGTCCAGCGCCTGTTTCAGGTGGTCGGGACGCAGGCCGCACGGGCGCGAATGCTCCGGCTCGCCCTCCGCCACGATGCCCAGTTCGCGCACCGACAGGGCGCAGGCGTCCAGGCCGATCCGGTCGCAGGCGATGGCGACCAGGGCCGCCGACTTCTCCTCGCCCAGGGCCACATAGCCGGGCAGCAGGTCGTTGGAATGGGCCAGGCCCAGCGCCCGCGCCTCGCTGAGCAGCCGGTCCGTCGCGCCGCCGAAGGCCGAGACCACCGCCACCACCTTGCGACCCGCCCGCACATGGCCATAGACGGCCGAGGCGACCAGCGGCGCCTCCGCCGGGCTGCGCAGGATGGACGAACCGAACTTCAGCACCACCACCTCGGCGGCGGGTTCGGGCGCCCGCCGGTGATCGGGATCGAGCGGTTCGGGTTTCTCTACGACGGCGAGGGAGGCGGACATCGGGGGTTTCTCGGATTTCTGGATGGGGAGCGTGGGGTGAAAAGAAAAACCCCGCCTGGCGGACCGGGCGGGGTTCGGGTTCTGCGTTCGCCTGCGTTCGGCGTGCTAAACTCGTCCCGCCCGTCTGGGCATGGTGGTGGCGCCGGTCGTGCCGCCGGTAATGGTTCCGCCGATAATGGCGCCGCCGAGGGTCGCGCCGCCGAGGGTCGAGCCCATGCCGAAGCCCGTCGCGGCGGGGCCGGCGACGGTGGAAACTTCGGCGATGAACGAGCGCTGCGGCACGGGACGGATCCGGTTGAAATCTTGGCCTAGGGTGATTGGCGCACCCCCGGTCTGTCAAGCAGGCTTGGATGATTTTTTCGCGACAGGACCGTTTTCCCCCCATTTCGAACCCGATGCGCTCACGCAACACCGCGATAAAGGTGGAATTTTCCGCTTGACCGGCGCCGCCCGTTTGATCAACGTAAAGTCACTCATCAAGACCGGCTGAGGGATTAGGCCCTTTGACGCCGGGGCAACCATCGGGTTCCGCCCGAAACGGTGCCAACTCCTGCGGGGTTCTTCGGGACCGCGAGAGATGAGTGGAGCATCGGCGAGGCGAGGCTCCACGATCTGTCACCGCATCGAGACCTTGCTGAGGCGAGAACGATGCGGACGACGATTGATGACCCTGGCTGAAACATCCCTGCTTGAAGAGCCCGACTGTCGGCGTCAGCCGATTGCGGCGCCCGTCGCCGCGCCGGTCCGCGAACGCGGCGGCGCCCGGGACATCATCGTCCCCATCCCCGCCGACTTCCGCCTGACGTCGGGCGAAAAGCTGAACCAGCCCAATATCGTAGGCCGCCTTCACGGCCGGATCGGCGCGCCCGTCGTCGTCGTCGCCGGCGGCATTTCGGCCGGGCGGTTCGTTCACCGCACCGAGACCAACGGCCTGGGCTGGTGGTCGGGCGCCGTGTCGGTGCGCGGCCCCATCGACCTGTCGCGCTATCAGGTCCTGGCCGTCGATTTCGCGCCCAATTCCGAAAGATGGGGCGCCGAGTTCTCGGACACCCCCGTCACCATCACCACCCACGACCAGGCGCGCCTGTTGGCCCTGGTGCTGAACCATCTGAAGGTCGAGCGGGTCGCCGCCTTCGTCGGCTGCTCCTACGGCGGCATGATCGGCCTGGCCTTCGCCGAGCTTTATCCCCATTGGGCCGATCAGTTGATCGTCGTCTCGGCCGCCCACCGCGCCCATCCGCAGGCCACCGCCTGGCGCGGCATCCAGCGCCGCATCCTGCAGTTCGCCGTCGCCGCCGGCCGCCCGGAGGAGGGCGTGGCCCTGGCCCGCGAACTGGCCATGACCACCTATCGCACGGCCGAGGAATTCCACGACCGCTTTGACACCACCGCGCCCGCGGCCGTCGGCGGCGCCTATCCCGTCTGCGACTATCTGACGGCGCGGGGCCAGGCGTACCGCACCCACACCACCCCGGCCCGCTGGCTGTCGATGTCCGATTCCCTGGACCGCCACAGCGTGACGCCCGAGGCCATAACCACCCCCGTCACCCTGATCGGTTTCACCTCCGACCGGCTGGTGCCGATCGACGACATCCGCGAACTGGCCGCGCGGCTGCCGACCCTGTGGCGCTTCGTCGAGGCGCCCTCCCTCTATGGCCACGACGCCTTTCTGAAGGAGGACGCCTTCGTCGGCGACATCCTCCGCACCGCCTTCAAGGACATCAAAGCATGACTTCCCGTCCCGCCAATCCGCACACCATCGCCGCCCGCACGGGCGTGGATTCGGACACGGCCCACGGCGCGGTCATGCCGCCGCTCTATCTGTCGTCGAACTATTCCTTCGCCGGTTTCGAGCAGAAGCGGAAATACGACTACAGCCGCTCGGGCAATCCGACGCGCGACGTCCTGGCCGAGACCCTGGCCGAGTTGGAAGGCGGCGCGGGCTGCGTCATCACCGCCACCGGCATGGCCGCCGTCGACCTGCCCCTGACCCTGCTTCAGCCGGGCGATCTGCTGATCGCGCCGCACGACTGCTACGGCGGCACCTGTCGCCTGTTGAACGCCCGCGCCGGGAAGGGTCATTTCAAGCTGCTGCTGGTCGATCAGGGCGATCCCGTCGCCCTGGAGGCGGCCCTGGCTCTCAAGCCCAAATTGGTCCTGGTCGAGACCCCGTCCAACCCCCTGCTGCGTCTGGTCGACATCGCCGATATCTGCACCCGCGCCCATGCGGCGGGCGCCAAGGTCGTCTGCGACAACACCTTCCTGTCGCCCGCCCTTCAGAACCCGATCAAGCTGGGCGCCGACTTCGTGGTTCATTCGACCACCAAGTTCATCAACGGCCATTCCGACGTGGTCGGCGGCGCGGTCGTCTCGGCCGACGCCGAGGATCACCAGACCTTGGCCTGGTGGGCCAACTGCACCGGCGTCACCGGCTCGCCCTTCGACGCCTATCTGACGCTGCGGGGCGTGCGCACCCTGTTCGCCCGCATCGAGCGCCAGCAGGCCACGGCCGGCCTGATCGCCGAGCGGCTGGCCGCCCACCCGGCGGTCAAGGTCGTCCACTATCCCGGCCTGAAATCCCACCCCAGCCACGCCCTGGTCGCTGTCCAGCAGGCAGGCCCCGGCGCCATGCTCAGCTTCGAGCTGAACGGCGGCACGGACGCCGTGCGCGAACTGGTCGAGACCCTGGAGATCTTCACCCTGGCCGAATCCCTGGGCGGGGTCGAAAGCCTGATCGCCCACCCGGCCACCATGACCCACGCCGCCATGACGCCGGAACAGCGCGTCACGGCCGGCATCGGCGACGGCCTGGTGCGCCTGTCGGTCGGGCTGGAGCATGTCGAGGACCTGATCGCCGACCTGTTCCCGGCGCTAGACGCGCTCGTACCGGCGACCGCCGAGGCCGCGTAAGTTTTCGCTTGCAGAGGGGGCCGAACCGGGGCACATGCGCCGCCCCGGCCGCGGTCCCTTCGTCTATCGGTTAGGACGTCAGGTTTTCAACCTGAAAAGAGGGGTTCGACTCCCCTAGGGACTGCCACCGGCGCCGCCTTGCGGCCTCCCCCAATCCGAATCGTCGATCCTCGGCGTCGAGCCGAAGCTCCGCCTTCGGATTAACCTTCTGGTAACGCCTATGACCAGATCGCGGCGATAAGCCTTTAGATTCACGGACTTTTTTCGGACGCACTCAGGAACTATCCACAGCAACTGTGGTTAATTCACCATGAATGCGGCGCAGAAGCGCCCTCCCCCTCCTGCACCGAGACATCCATGTTCATCGCCATCGCCCACCCGGCGGTGGAGCCCAAAGGCCCCGACGCCGTCGCCGTCCCCGGCTCTCCCGCCATCGCCGAACTGTCGCCCCGCGCCTTTCATGCGCGCCTGCTCGAAAACGCCGCCCTGCGCCGGATGCGCGGACTGGAGCGCCGCCGCCAGCGTCGCCTGGACGACGCCGACTACTGGCTGCACGCCGCCCCCATCGCCGTGAAGAAGGCCATGGCCCTGCGCGAAGACCGCAGTTTCGCCCCCCTGCCCTGACGGACGAAACAACTACTACCAATAGATATCGCATCTATTTTAAGTTGCTTTGCCGACCTTTGACGTCCGACAAGGGCCCATGAGCGACGTCGCGACAGGGCTGACATCTGGAAAGGCGATCCTGGTCACGGGAGGCGCAGGCTATATCGGCGCCCATGTCTGCGAGGCCCTGGCCGCCGCGGGCTATCGTCCCGTCACGCTGGACAACCTGTCGACAGGCCGACGCCGCTTCGTGCGCTGGGGCCCGCTGGTCGAGGGCGATGTCTGGGACGCGGACCATGTGCGCCACACCCTGGTCGCCCACGACATCCGCGCCGTCATGCATTTCGCCGGCTCGTCCGTGGTCCCTGAGTCGGTGCGGGCGCCGCTGGACTATTACCGCAACAATATCGGCGGACTGTTCGGCCTGTTGGGCGGGATGCGGGCGGCGGGGGTGGACCGGCTGGTCTTTTCCAGTTCCTGCGCGGTCTATGGCGACCCCGGCGACGCGCCGATCACCGAGGCGACGCCTCTGTCGCCCGTCACCCCCTATGGCCGCTCCAAACTGGGGTGCGAGCGGATCCTGTCGGACGCCAGCGCCGCCCACGAACTGAAGGTGGTGGCCCTGCGCTATTTCAACGCTGGCGGGGCCTCGGCCTCGGGGCGGATCGGCGAGGACCGGCCGGTCGAGACCCATCTGATCCCGCGCGCCATAATGGCCGCCATGGGCCGGATCAAAGACTTCGCCATCCACGGCGCCGACTATCCGACGGCCGACGGCACGGCGGTGCGCGACTATGTCCATGTGTCCGACCTTGCCCAGGGACATCTGTCCGCCCTCAGCCAGTTGCTGGCCGACCGACGCGGTTTCGCCGCCTATAATCTGGGGGCCGGACACGGCCATTCGGTGCGCCAAGTGCTGGCGGCGATCATGGATCACAGCGGCGCGGACCTGCCCCGGATTTCCGGCGACCGTCGTGCGGGCGATCCGGTCCATCTGGTTTCGGACATCGCCCTGGCCCGGCGCGAATTGGGCTTCCAGCCCCGCCGGTCCGACCTGAAATCCATCGTCGCCAGCGCCTGGGCCTGGCATAGCCGCCTCAGCGCAGTTCGGGCATCCGGCGGCGCAGCGACGCCTTCAGCTTTTCCAGCTTCTGGCCTGCGGATTTCGGCCGCACCCGCTTGCGATGCTCCAGCCCGGCGCCCCAGCGCGCATGGACCGGCGCGTCCAGATGCGGATGGCGGTCGTGCTGATGGACGATGGGGCTGATCCCGCCGTCCGGATTGACCACCCGGCCGTCCTCGAACCTCAGCCGCTCGCCGGGCGTCAGGCCCAGCGTCGCCACCCGGCCGTAGTTGCCCTGCACCGTCGCCCCGATCAGTCCCTGATGGATGGCCAGGTTGAAGGCCGCCTGATCGGCGCCGAACGCCCCGCCGATCTCCGAACGCGGCGCGGACGCCAGCGCCAGGATCAGCCGCGACAGCCGCGACACCTCCGCGCGCGGCCCCACCAGCGTGCCGACGCACAGGCAGGCCCTGTCGGCCATCCGGTCCGCCTGGGCCTGACCGAACAGGGCGCGCAGATATTTCATGTTGAAGGCATGGTCCGCCAGCGGCCCGTCCGCCTCCACGAAGGCCTCCAGCCCCAGGGGCGCGGGCGCGAACGGCGGGGCCTGGAAGATCACGTCGCGCACGTCGCAGGCCAGGGCCGCCCCCGGCCGCTCGCCCAGCAACCCGGCGAAGGCGACGAACCGCTGCATCACCGGATGGGGCGCCCAGCCGCGCCAGACCGGCGCATCCACGGCCATCACCTGATGGTCGGCCAGAAAGGCGCGCAGGTCCGCGTCCGGGTCCACGACCAGGGCGACCGAACCGTCGAACACGGCCCGCAGCGAGGTCACGAAGGGGGCGATGTCGGCGGCGTCGTAGCCGGTGGCGTAGCCGACCACCGCATCGCCGTCGGGCAAGGGTTCGAACGCTTGCGCCGCCGCCAGCGCCTGGGCCAGCCAGTCCAGATAGTCCGACCGCGCCGCCCCCTGTTTCATGGCCTCAGCGGTCGCCCATCAGTTCGGCGAACCGGTCGAACAGATACAGGCTGTCGGTCGGTCCGGGCGAGGCCTCGGGGTGGTGCTGGACGCTGAAGATCGGCTTGTCCTTGACCGCGATGCCGCAGTTGGTGCCGTCGAACAGGCTGACGTGGGTTTCGGTCACGGCGTCCGGCAGGCTGTCGCGGTCGACGGTGAAGCCGTGGTTCATCGAGACGATCTCGACCTTGCCGGTGGTCAAATCCTTGACCGGATGGTTGGCGCCGTGGTGGCCCTGATCCATCTTCACGGTCCTGGCGCCCAGGGCCAGGGCCAGCATCTGGTGGCCCAGGCAGATGCCCATCAGGGGCTTGCCGCTGGCGACCAGCTTCTGGATCTCGGGCACGGCGTATTCGCCGGTCGCGGCCGGATCGCCCGGACCGTTTGACAGGACCACGCCGTCGGGATTGCGGGCCAGAACCTCTTCCGCCGTCGTCGTCGCGGGGACCACGGTGATCCGGGCGCCGGTCGAGGCCAGGGCGCGCAGGATGTTGCGCTTCACCCCATAGTCGATGACCACGACGTCCTTGCGGCCTTCGGTCTTCGGATGACCCTCGGGCCATTCCCACAGCCCCTCGTTCCATTCGAACGCCTGCAGCGTCGAGGCGGGCTTGGCCAGGTCCAGACCGACCAGGCCGGTCCAGGCCTTGGCCTGGGCGACCAGGGCGTCCAGATCGAAATTGCCCTCGGGATCGTGGGCGATGACCGCATGGGGCGCGCCCTTGTCGCGGATGATCTTGGTCAGGGCGCGGGTGTCCACGCCCGCCAGACCGACCACGCCGCGCCGCTTCATCCAGTCGTCGAACGAGGCGTCCGAGCGATAGTTGGCCGGATCGGTCGGGACGTCGCGGAAAATGGCGCCCCGCGCGGAAGTATCGGAGCCGCCGCCCATCTGTTCGATGTCTTCGACGTTCGTGCCGACATTGCCGACGTGCGGGAAGGTGAAGGCCAGGATCTGGCTCATGTAGGACGGGTCGGTCAGGATTTCCTGATAGCCCGTCATGGCGGTGTTGAAGACCACCTCGCCCAGGGCCGAGCCGACGGCGCCGACGCCGATCCCCTGCAGAACAGTGCCATCGGCCAGTGCGAGGACGCCGGTCGCGCCCGGAAGAATCTTGGTCGTCATGGGCGCGCTCCTAAAACCGAATCCCGCCCGAACCGGGGCGGGACGCAAACGGCGGGGTCGTTAGGCCCTGCCGCCCGCCCCGTCAACCACGGCTCAACGCCCATCGCTGATGGACGCCGGCCCGACCAGCTGGAAGGTCGCCGTCACCCCGCCCTGGGCGTGGGGCGCCAGCCAGAGATCGAACAGGCCCGGCTCGATCCGATAGGTTTCGTCCGCCCCGATGAAGCCCAGCTGGCGGGCGTTCAGGGTGAAGCCGACCTTGCGGCTCTCGCCGGGGCGCAAGGCCACCCGCTTGAAGTCCTTCAGCAGCCGCCCCGGCTGGGTCAGGCTGGCCACCCGGTCGTGGATATACAGCTGAACCAGCTCCTCGGCCGCGTGCCGGCCCGTATTGGTCACCGTGACCGCGACGTCCAGCGTCCCGGCCCATTGCAGCTGATCCGTCTCCATCTCGATCGGCCCGTAGCTGATCGCCCCATAGGTCAGGCCATGGCCGAACGGATACAGCGCCGTATTGGTCGTTTCGCGATAGCGGGACTTGTATTCCTCGGTCGCCAGATCGGGATTGGCCGGGCGGCCGGTCGTCTTGCGGTCGTAGGAATAGGGCTGCTGGCCCGACTTGTGCGGAAAGCTGACGGGCAAGCGGGCGGACGGGCCGTGATCGCCGAAGATCACGTCGGCGACCGCGTGGCCCATCTGTTCGCCCAGGAACCAGGTCACGACGATGGACTGGGCGTTCCTGACATTGCCCTCCAGCGCCAGACCCCGGCCGTTGCGCAACAGGACGACCATGGGCTTGCCCAGGGCCGCCATGGCGTCGACCAGCGCCATCTGCGGGGCCGGCACCACGATCTCGGTGCGCGACTGCGCCTCGCCCGACATATTGGTCGCCTCGCCGATGGCCAGGACGATGACCTCCGCGTCGCGGGCGGCGGCGATGGCCTGCTCGATCCCGCCGTCCAGCCGCGTCTCCACGCCCGAACCACGCGCGATGGTCAGGTTCTGCGGGTCGCGCATGGCCGCGCGGAACCCGGTCTCCAGCGAGACCCGACGCTCGGGCGCGCCCCAGATGGTCCACGGTCCCCAGACATTGTCCACGTCGTCGGCGAACGGGCCGATCAGGGCGATCTTGCGCTCCTTGTCCAGCGGCAGCAGGTCGCCGTCGTTCTTCAGCAGCACCACCGACTTGCGGCCCGCCTCGCGCGACAGTTCGATATGGTCGCGCGACCCGACCACGGCCTTTTCGCGCGCCGGATCGGTGCCGCGATAGGGGTCGTCGAACAGGCCCAGCGCCGCCTTGGTGGTCAGGACGCGGCGCACCGCCTCGTCCAGCCGCGCCATCGACACCTCGCCCGAGGCCACCAGGCCGGGCAGATGCTGCATATACAGGCCCGACACCATCGACACGTCCACCCCGGCGTTGAAGGCCAGGCGCGCGGCGTCGCGGCCGTCCTCGGCGAAGCCGTGGGCCACCAGCTCCTGCTCGGAGGTGTAGTCCGAGACCACGAAGCCCTCGAAGCCCCATTCGCCCCGTAGGATGTCGGTGAGCAGCTTGCGGCTGCCGGACGCCGGAACCCCGTTCACATCGTTGAAGGCGCTCATGATCGACAGGGCGCCGGCGTCCACCGACGCCTTGAACGGCGGCAGGAACACCCCGCGCAGCGTCTGCTCGCTCATGTCGGTAGTGTTGTATTCGACCCCGCCCACGGCGGCGGAATAGGCGGCCATGTGTTTGGCGGTGGCCAGGACCGCGTCACGGTCGTCCAGCCCCTTTTCGCCCTGGAAGCCGCGAACGCGCGCGGCGGCCAGCAGATTGTTCAGCAGCACGTCCTCGCCCGCGCCCTCGACATTGCGGCCCCAGCGCTGGTCGCGCGCCACGTCCACCATGGGGGCATAGGTCTGGTGCACGGCCGAGGCCGCCGTCTCCACCGCCGCCGCGCGTGCGGTGCGATAGGCCAGTTCGGTGTCGAACGCCGCCGCCTCGGCCAGGGGCACCGGGAAGATGGTCGACAGGCCGTGGATCACGTCGGCGGCGAACAGCAGCGGAATCTTCAGCCGCGATTCCTCCATCGCGACGCGCTGGATGCGACGGCCCGCCTCGGCGCCGATGCCGTTGAACAGCGACCCGACCTTGCCCTCGCGGATCAGGGCGGTGACGCGCGCGGGGTCGCCGGTTCCGTCCAGCGGATTGACGGCCGTCGGCATCCAGCGGAACGGATCGGCCAGCAGGTTCAACTGCCCGGCTTTTTCCTCGACCGTCATGGCCGCGATCAGATCCTCGATCCTCTGGCGGTGACGGGCGATGGTGCGGGACGCTTGGGCGGAAACAGGCATGGGGAACACTCCGGCGCCCATCAGGGCCAAAAGCCCCAGGCCAGACAAGAAATTTCTACGGGAAGCCGCAGGCTTGAGAGGTCGCGTCAAAAGCGGCGCTCCTTCAGGGGACGAGATCGAGCAGCGAAGCCCAGACGCCTAGCCTCTGGCGACCGGCCGCTTCAACCCCCGTCCGCCATGTAAATGATGTAACGCCCCCTGGCCCGATCAAGGTCGGTTTCAGAGCCGTGAACGACATGGCCGCCATTACTCCGTGGTCATTCCGGGGTTGAGCGCAGCGAAGAACCCGGAACCCAGGGGGACGGGCGCCATGCCAAATGCGTCGCGAATCGGATGACATCCTCCTGGCTTCCGGGTTCGGCCTGCGACCGCCCCGGAATGACGACGGCGGACGCGCCCCCTGCCCGCCCCGCGCCGCCCGCCAGCAACACGTCCACGCCGGGGATGATCAGCGAGAAGAAGGAGGCGGCCAGCATGACCCCGGCGGCGAAGCCCAACAGGGCGCTCTGGGTCTGCCCCCCGGCTTGCGGAAGAACAGCAGCGGGACCGCCCCCACCGCCGTCATCATGCCCGCCGCCAGACTGCCCAGCGTTCCGGCCATGATCGGAGCCCAACCGCCGGAGGCCGGGAAAAGGGATTCCATCATCCGCCTGCATTGTGGGGCGACGCGGCAAGAGACAAGCGCGAAAGCGCGCGTTAGAGACACCGTCATGTCGTCCGCCGCCGCCCAGCCCCTAAGTCTCGACGCCGCCTCCGCCCTGGAGGGCGCGCGACGCATCGTGGTCAAGATCGGCTCGTCCCTGCTGATCGACGCCGAGACGCGGCGGCCGACGCGCGACTGGCTGACGGCCATGGCCGCCGACCTGGCTGCGCTGAGGGCCAGGGGGTGCGAGGTGATCGTGGTGTCTTCCGGCTCCATCGCCCTGGGCCGGGGTCGCCTGCCGGATCTGGGCGCGCGGCTGGAGGACAAGCAGGCGGCGGCCTCGGTCGGGCAGTCGCTGCTGATGGCCGCCTGGTCCGCCGCGCTGGAGCCGCACGGCCTGATCGCGGGTCAGGTTCTGCTGACCCGCGACGACACCGAACGTCGTAGGCGGTGGCTGAACGCCCGCGCCACCGTCCAGGCGCTTCTGGCCCACGGGGTCGTCCCCATCGTCAATGAGAACGACACGGTCGCCACCGAGGAAATCCGCTACGGCGACAACGACCGGCTGGCGGCGCGCACGGCCCAGCTGGCGCGGGCCGATCTGCTGGTCCTGCTGTCGGACGTGGACGGCCTCTACACCGCCGACCCGCGCCGTGATCCGGGCGCCGCCCACCTGCCCCTGATCGAGAGCCTGACCCCCGACATCATCGCGATGGGCGGGGGCGCCAACGCCGATGCGGGCGTGGGTACGGGCGGCATGGCCACCAAGCTGGCGGCGGCCCAGATCGCGCGCTCGGCCGGTTGCGCCACCCTGATCGCCTCGGGCCAGATGCTTGCACCGTTGTCCGCCATCCGCGACGGCGCCCGCGCCACCCTGATCGCCGCGCCCGACGGCCCGATGGCCGCCTACAAACAATGGATCGCCGGCAGTCTGTCGCCGGCCGGAACCCTGACGCTGGACACCGGCGCCGTCACGGCGCTGAAGGCGGGCAAGAGCCTGCTGCCCGCCGGGGTCGTGGCTGTCTCAGGCGCGTTCGAAAAGGGCGACTGCGTGCGCCTGATCGACGCCGATGGGCGGCCCGTCGGCGTGGGCCTGGCCGCCTATGCGGCGGACGAGGCCGCCCGTATCCGGGGCCGCCGCTCCGACGAGATCGAGGCCGTCCTGGGCTATCGCGGCGCCTCTGTTCTGATCCACCGCGACGACATGGTGCTGGACGACCGATGACCGAGCTTTCGACCTCGATGCTGGAGATGGGCCGCCGCGCCCGCGCCGCCGCCACGGCCCTGCGCGAAGCCCCGGCCGCCGCCCGCACCCGCGCGCTGAACGCCCTGTCCGAAAAGCTCGCGGCGGCCGAGACCGACATCCTGGCCGCCAACGCCCGCGACGTGGAGGCCGCCCGCGCGGGCGGCATGAGCGAGGCCCTGATCGACCGGCTGTCGCTGAGCCCCGCCCGCGTCGCCGGCATGGTCCAGGCCGTGGCGACCATCGCCGCCGTGCCCGATCCGCTGGGGATCGAGACCGAGCGCTGGACCCCCGCCAACGGCCTGGACATCGCCCGCGTCCGCACCCCTATCGGCGTCTTGGGCGTGATCTACGAGAGCCGTCCCAACGTCACCGCCGACGCCGCCGCCCTGTGCATCCGCTCGGGCAATGCGGCCATCCTGCGCTG
Above is a genomic segment from Candidatus Brevundimonas colombiensis containing:
- the carA gene encoding glutamine-hydrolyzing carbamoyl-phosphate synthase small subunit, giving the protein MTTKILPGATGVLALADGTVLQGIGVGAVGSALGEVVFNTAMTGYQEILTDPSYMSQILAFTFPHVGNVGTNVEDIEQMGGGSDTSARGAIFRDVPTDPANYRSDASFDDWMKRRGVVGLAGVDTRALTKIIRDKGAPHAVIAHDPEGNFDLDALVAQAKAWTGLVGLDLAKPASTLQAFEWNEGLWEWPEGHPKTEGRKDVVVIDYGVKRNILRALASTGARITVVPATTTAEEVLARNPDGVVLSNGPGDPAATGEYAVPEIQKLVASGKPLMGICLGHQMLALALGARTVKMDQGHHGANHPVKDLTTGKVEIVSMNHGFTVDRDSLPDAVTETHVSLFDGTNCGIAVKDKPIFSVQHHPEASPGPTDSLYLFDRFAELMGDR
- the metB gene encoding cystathionine gamma-synthase, which produces MTSRPANPHTIAARTGVDSDTAHGAVMPPLYLSSNYSFAGFEQKRKYDYSRSGNPTRDVLAETLAELEGGAGCVITATGMAAVDLPLTLLQPGDLLIAPHDCYGGTCRLLNARAGKGHFKLLLVDQGDPVALEAALALKPKLVLVETPSNPLLRLVDIADICTRAHAAGAKVVCDNTFLSPALQNPIKLGADFVVHSTTKFINGHSDVVGGAVVSADAEDHQTLAWWANCTGVTGSPFDAYLTLRGVRTLFARIERQQATAGLIAERLAAHPAVKVVHYPGLKSHPSHALVAVQQAGPGAMLSFELNGGTDAVRELVETLEIFTLAESLGGVESLIAHPATMTHAAMTPEQRVTAGIGDGLVRLSVGLEHVEDLIADLFPALDALVPATAEAA
- a CDS encoding homoserine dehydrogenase — protein: MSASLAVVEKPEPLDPDHRRAPEPAAEVVVLKFGSSILRSPAEAPLVASAVYGHVRAGRKVVAVVSAFGGATDRLLSEARALGLAHSNDLLPGYVALGEEKSAALVAIACDRIGLDACALSVRELGIVAEGEPEHSRPCGLRPDHLKQALDRHEVVVVPGFGAVRPDGKVALLGRGGSDLTAVFLAAELGLKKVRLVKDVDGLYDHDPNDKTAPALRYRRASWDVARKLGGALVQHDAIDLGESRGVEIEVAALDRADGTVIGEKSAPPGPAPALPPLKVAVAGCGVVGGGVLGRLLVDPRYDVVGVLVRDPKKARDVACPASLFTASAEDLLSRKPDIVLEALSEGEAGHAVIRAALEAGCDVASANKQAVSRDPGGLQDLARRHGRRVFWSASVGGGSPMVETVRAARAAGEVVGFEAVLNGTVNFMLERLGDGAAFAEALADARAAGFAEEDPSSDLEGLDAAAKVRLLCHEAFGRSPDAEVSRDALTEATSADGGVRQIGAAHLKDGVVTPSVRLTADHGDPLFSDLRGEGNALKVYGADGRVWRCRGRGAGRWATTESIMADLAEIVRARRADAGLN
- a CDS encoding homoserine O-succinyltransferase; the encoded protein is MTLAETSLLEEPDCRRQPIAAPVAAPVRERGGARDIIVPIPADFRLTSGEKLNQPNIVGRLHGRIGAPVVVVAGGISAGRFVHRTETNGLGWWSGAVSVRGPIDLSRYQVLAVDFAPNSERWGAEFSDTPVTITTHDQARLLALVLNHLKVERVAAFVGCSYGGMIGLAFAELYPHWADQLIVVSAAHRAHPQATAWRGIQRRILQFAVAAGRPEEGVALARELAMTTYRTAEEFHDRFDTTAPAAVGGAYPVCDYLTARGQAYRTHTTPARWLSMSDSLDRHSVTPEAITTPVTLIGFTSDRLVPIDDIRELAARLPTLWRFVEAPSLYGHDAFLKEDAFVGDILRTAFKDIKA